Part of the Osmia bicornis bicornis chromosome 7, iOsmBic2.1, whole genome shotgun sequence genome, GTTGATCAACATAAATTTCCTGTTCCCCAATATGCCCATCCAGAAGTTAATTCTTGGATGTTACCTAATTCAGACCAACAAATGATTCCAAGACCCATTTCATACCCAGCGCAGCAAATGGAAATACTTCCAATACATAAAGGTTACGGTGCCCCAGGATACCAATGGAATCTTCAACCTATCTACGATCAAAACAAGGACATGTATAATCCTATTAATTCTTTTCATGAACAGAGCAACTTGAATCGTTATGAACGTAGGTAGCATATTTAAAAACGACACTAATTTATATCATATAATAATCTGTTGAACTCCTTGTTTCTAGATCAGCCACATAGTTTTAATCATAAGGGGTCAAGTGTTATAGGAGAAAAAGAGACAGATGGGTAAGATTCTTAAATACAGAAAAACGCTAAGTAGTTCAActttaaatttcttaaatgTTTTGTTAGGGGTGCGTATTTAGATGAAAGACCTCCATACATCTCACATTTTGGATCATCAAATAGAGGACCATGGCAAAATACACAAATTTTTCCATCTCCGTCCCCAATACCGAACTTGCCACCAAAGCAAATTGatgaattagaaaataacgTCGCGAGTACAGTAACACCTCCTTGCGATGTAAGTTTATTTTCACTTCATAAATTTCCTTTATACAATGGAGCTATTATTGCAGATATCGAGTGAGCAAAGATACATATCAAAAAGCAAGGAAGTGAAAAAGACTACTCAACAAGGAGAGAAGCATGCTGCCcatgaaaaagaaatcgatCAAAATGACGCTAAAcaaaatacattaaaaatcGAAACACCAAAATTAAATCATGCAAACGGAAAAGAGCCGAAAGGTACATTGATGAACAATATTTTcctaaaaatatttctcaccAATTATGttactttatttatatttcttttatatagaACATAAAAGTGTAATAGTTATCAAAGACCACAGCAGAGAGCATGGTAGGAATACTATAATAGCGGATCATTTGAAGCAACCCAACGAAATCGAGGTTTTAAAACCCAGAGGAGCTGTTATATCATTAGCTTTAGGACTTACGATAACAGCAATTACAGCTACATTGATAGCTTGCCGTTTAAGAGTTGTTCGAAGACGCGGAAGACGGCATGGACCATACGCTCATGACGCGGATTATTTAGTAAATGGAATGTATCTTTAAGTAAGTACGAATTTCTTTAATCCAGAAGAGTTTGGTCATATTTTCATACAActtgaaataataaagaatgttatattttaattatcttatttcaacattaaacgaaaaatgtATGTTTCAAACGTATCGATAAATTTTATGTAAGCATAATTGTATTAAACTTATTTATGGTTTAAGACAAGTAAGAGTTACCAATTTGTA contains:
- the LOC114875376 gene encoding uncharacterized protein LOC114875376, which codes for MLSSNVIQICIHLFTILYCVAGEILLNKNEKRASFRNNYQMCFESFNVLENKIIRTQESRDMGAKYLKEMDVNSRSECLRFCCDTKNCDVFIFEEKKPGSCYLFQCGPSHDFKCKFTNHANYSSAIHTNYNSEGNAQLEQEIRISQQEHELKSLRKLGDIAPAEYSFTEPPIKLIATLAPKLSLTTTPPIKQGCRPNQYKCRSSGECIAVYNVCDGIPQCADESDEAADECPTEKPTISPIIQGPQPPPPPLPIDNIKYQQMVDQHKFPVPQYAHPEVNSWMLPNSDQQMIPRPISYPAQQMEILPIHKGYGAPGYQWNLQPIYDQNKDMYNPINSFHEQSNLNRYEHQPHSFNHKGSSVIGEKETDGGAYLDERPPYISHFGSSNRGPWQNTQIFPSPSPIPNLPPKQIDELENNVASTVTPPCDISSEQRYISKSKEVKKTTQQGEKHAAHEKEIDQNDAKQNTLKIETPKLNHANGKEPKEHKSVIVIKDHSREHGRNTIIADHLKQPNEIEVLKPRGAVISLALGLTITAITATLIACRLRVVRRRGRRHGPYAHDADYLVNGMYL